In Candidatus Effluviviaceae Genus V sp., a genomic segment contains:
- a CDS encoding twin-arginine translocation signal domain-containing protein: MTKSTPYSLSYSSASGVRAASTSGGDAGQRQATTTRRSFLKACLSIASVIGCSSGIVSGL; encoded by the coding sequence TTGACGAAGTCGACACCGTACTCCTTGTCGTACTCCTCTGCCAGCGGCGTCAGGGCGGCCTCGACGAGCGGCGGCGATGCGGGCCAGAGACAGGCGACCACAACACGGAGGTCCTTCTTGAAAGCGTGCCTCAGCATCGCCTCGGTCATCGGCTGCAGCTCGGGCATCGTGTCGGGGCTGTAG